From the Colletotrichum lupini chromosome 1, complete sequence genome, the window CGCGTACACGGTCCATATGTGGCAGGTCCAGGGCGTGGAACCAGGTGGCCCTTCGGTCTTGGTCTTCTGGGGAAGGGTTGACGATGCCATGGGCGGGCGAGCCCATGACCGCGGAGTAAGCGGGCATATCAGTCCAGCCATCGTTGACCAAGTTGGGCTGGCCTGGCAAGAGGGCGTTGGTCATGTGTCGGTTCAAGTTGATCTGCCTCTCGAATTGCCAACCTCTCTTTCTGGCGACAGTAGCTTTGAAAGTTTCGGGGTCTGTGTCCTGTTGACCGCGTTCTTTGACGTATGCTGGTGTTCGCTGCACCACGTACAACTCCTTTGCGAACTTGGCGAGCGTGGGGATTGCTCCTATGGCCGTTGCGGCCGTGCCGACTATCGCGACCCTCTTGTCTCGCAAGTTGGCGAGTGTTTGATCTTCTTGAGATCCTCCGGTGACATCGTAGTTCCATCTAGACGTGTGGAATATGTCCCCTTTGTAGGAAAGGAGACCGGAAATCTTTGGCACTTGTGGTTTTGTGAGAACACCCGCGGCCAGGTAAACATACTGCGCCTGGATCTCTTGCTTGATCACGGGTTCTCCAGGACCACATCTCTCAGAGAGACTGATATTCCAGAGTTCCTTCTTATCGTCCCACTGCACACTATGCACGTCAGACCGGAACAGAGTCTTGTCGTCAAGCTTCCATCGCGACGCAATGAGTTCCGCATATCGTCGGATTTCCGCGGCCGGGGCGTACTTCTTGGTCGGGACGTAACCAGTTTCCTCAAGAAGAGGTAGATAGCAATAGCTCTCGAGGTCGCAGTGCAGTCCGGGATACCGATGCCAGTACCAAGTCCCGCCAAAACCGCCAGCCGCATCGACGATTCGTATTTCGTCTGCGGTTGCAACACCAGATTTAATGAGGTTTACCGCGTATAGTAGGCCTCCGAATCCGGCTCCTAGAACGAAAAATCGGGTATGCTTGGTATCGCGGAATGGCGATGGTTTGGCATTCAGTCTTGCGTGATCCGCCCACGGATCATCGAGAAGTGAGTGTAGTCGATCCTCTGAGGCTTCGTTGAGGGGTTGAAATTGTGCAGAGCCTTCCGGTCTCAGCCTCTTCTCTGCTTCCTCGGCATACTTCCTCCTGACAGCCTCAAGCTTTTTGGCGTCAACGTGAGAGACAGGGTCTTGCGGTGCGGGTGCCGACATAGTTTGTGTCGCGTTTGAGCTTCTTCAATTGAGTCGAATGGAAGAGGTGATGTGAGACTAGTGGCAGTGACAAACATACGTATAACAACTACTACAAAAATTACACTTGTTCACCCCTTATTCTCGATCAAATTATCTCTGGCTTTGACTTCATATACTCGCCGCTGTTGCTGGCCCGCGTTTCGATGATAAGGCAAGCCGCACGCCATTACAAGGCCTTCGATACGCCATCGTTCCTCGATCACACAAGCTGCAAGCGTTCGCACGAATACTGGCATCACAAGTCCGACATCGCTTTCCGCACAAGTGCATAGATCATTTAGCCTGCAATTTTGACCAATCGGCCAATCTAGTGACATGCCGGATCACTGATTTGGCTGTGTGTGAGTGTTGGCATCCCTTTCACAGGGTGGTTGATTCGAACCGATGAGTTCCGTGGGCGACG encodes:
- a CDS encoding cyclohexanone monooxygenase; the encoded protein is MSAPAPQDPVSHVDAKKLEAVRRKYAEEAEKRLRPEGSAQFQPLNEASEDRLHSLLDDPWADHARLNAKPSPFRDTKHTRFFVLGAGFGGLLYAVNLIKSGVATADEIRIVDAAGGFGGTWYWHRYPGLHCDLESYCYLPLLEETGYVPTKKYAPAAEIRRYAELIASRWKLDDKTLFRSDVHSVQWDDKKELWNISLSERCGPGEPVIKQEIQAQYVYLAAGVLTKPQVPKISGLLSYKGDIFHTSRWNYDVTGGSQEDQTLANLRDKRVAIVGTAATAIGAIPTLAKFAKELYVVQRTPAYVKERGQQDTDPETFKATVARKRGWQFERQINLNRHMTNALLPGQPNLVNDGWTDMPAYSAVMGSPAHGIVNPSPEDQDRRATWFHALDLPHMDRVRARVSSIVKDEATAERLKPWYPSWCKRPTFSDEYLQAFNDPHVHLLDTKGKGPSHATERGIVVAGEEYPVDVIIFSTGYSVAGGRTGGSPAERVGIEVLGRNGISLDDKWRRNGAATLHGYLTNEFPNLFFSGTSQGTITGNNVFMLGLIARHVTYIVSEAEKRVGAGQRAIVEVTREAEEQHSLEVAKRAPFFSSLAGCTPGYFNGHGQAASDDPRERAKQARGVVWAEAQAYVILEALNLA